From Rhodanobacteraceae bacterium, the proteins below share one genomic window:
- a CDS encoding Beta-(1-->2)glucan export ATP-binding/permease protein NdvA codes for MSILRIYLRVLGLLAPERVLAAALTVANLASAGVFFLEPMLFGRVIDALSKPRGHAAMFIGAWALVGFVGVVVGALVSLHADRMSHRRRLGAVRAYFEHVIGLPLSFHGNQHTGKLLRIMHIGTDNLSALWLGFFREHLTTLLAIVVMIPVAIAINWQLALLMIALLTCFVVFNAIAIRRTRRAQDRVQDYHHRISTRVGDVLGNVTVVQSFTRTREEVSGLKQLIAEALSAQYPVLNGWATLSVFSRAASTLTVVAIFALGAMLHARGEISIGGIVSFVGFALMLIGRLEQFATFISNLFFQSNSLRDFFEVLDTPAAVTEAPDAVALPRVRGEVAFENVDFSYETGRQALRDLSFRIPAGSKVAVVGPTGAGKTTALSLLYRAADPSSGRITVDGVDIRNASLESLRRNVAVVFQEPGLLSRSIEENLRIGDPDADDRALETAARAAQAHAFIADKPDGYATAVSERGRSLSGGERQRLAIARAMLKDAPILILDEATSALDNATEARIKRAMDAACRNRTTFVIAHRLSTVRNADIILVLDHGRIVEQGRYQELILRNGLFAQLARQDEFADDHRRGRREPVPLHVAA; via the coding sequence ATGTCCATCCTGCGCATCTATTTGCGCGTGCTCGGGCTGCTCGCGCCCGAACGTGTGCTTGCGGCCGCGCTCACCGTGGCCAACCTGGCCTCGGCTGGCGTGTTCTTCCTCGAACCCATGCTGTTCGGCCGCGTGATCGATGCGCTGAGCAAGCCGCGTGGACACGCGGCAATGTTCATCGGCGCATGGGCGCTGGTCGGCTTCGTGGGCGTGGTGGTCGGCGCGCTGGTGTCGCTGCACGCGGACCGCATGTCGCACCGCCGCCGCCTCGGCGCCGTGCGCGCCTACTTCGAGCACGTGATCGGGCTGCCGCTGTCGTTCCACGGCAACCAGCACACCGGCAAGCTGCTGCGGATCATGCACATCGGCACCGACAACCTGTCGGCGTTGTGGCTGGGCTTTTTCCGCGAACACCTGACCACGCTGCTGGCAATCGTGGTGATGATCCCGGTCGCCATCGCCATCAACTGGCAGCTCGCGCTGCTGATGATCGCGCTGCTGACCTGCTTCGTGGTCTTCAACGCCATCGCGATACGGCGCACCCGCCGCGCACAGGACCGCGTGCAGGACTACCACCATCGCATTTCCACGCGCGTCGGCGACGTACTGGGCAACGTGACCGTGGTGCAGAGCTTCACGCGCACCCGCGAGGAAGTGAGCGGCCTGAAGCAACTGATCGCGGAAGCGCTGTCCGCGCAATATCCGGTGCTGAACGGCTGGGCGACGCTGTCGGTGTTCTCGCGCGCCGCAAGCACTTTGACCGTCGTGGCGATCTTCGCGCTGGGCGCGATGCTGCACGCGCGTGGCGAGATCAGCATCGGCGGCATCGTCAGCTTCGTCGGTTTCGCGCTGATGCTGATCGGCCGGCTGGAACAGTTCGCGACCTTCATCTCCAACCTGTTCTTCCAGTCGAATTCGCTGCGCGATTTCTTCGAAGTGCTAGACACGCCGGCCGCCGTCACCGAAGCGCCCGACGCGGTCGCGCTGCCGCGCGTGCGCGGCGAGGTGGCGTTCGAGAACGTGGACTTCTCCTACGAAACGGGAAGGCAGGCGCTGCGCGACCTGAGTTTCCGCATCCCCGCGGGCAGCAAGGTGGCCGTGGTCGGGCCCACCGGCGCGGGCAAGACCACCGCGCTCAGCCTGCTCTATCGCGCAGCCGATCCGTCGAGCGGACGCATCACCGTGGATGGCGTGGACATCCGCAACGCCTCGCTGGAATCGCTGCGCCGCAACGTCGCGGTGGTGTTCCAGGAACCGGGCCTGCTCAGCCGCAGCATCGAGGAGAACCTGCGCATCGGTGATCCCGATGCCGACGACCGCGCGCTGGAAACCGCCGCGCGCGCAGCGCAGGCGCACGCCTTCATCGCGGACAAGCCGGACGGCTACGCCACGGCGGTGAGCGAACGAGGGCGTTCGCTGTCGGGCGGCGAACGCCAGCGGCTCGCGATCGCGCGGGCGATGCTGAAGGACGCGCCGATCCTGATCCTCGACGAGGCCACCAGCGCGCTGGACAACGCCACCGAAGCACGCATCAAGCGCGCGATGGATGCGGCGTGCCGCAACCGCACGACGTTCGTGATCGCGCACCGCCTATCCACCGTGCGCAATGCCGACATCATCCTGGTGCTGGATCACGGGCGCATCGTCGAGCAGGGCCGCTACCAGGAACTGATCCTGCGCAACGGCTTGTTCGCGCAACTCGCGCGCCAGGACGAGTTCGCCGACGACCATCGCCGCGGCCGGCGCGAACCGGTGCCGCTGCACGTGGCGGCTTAG
- a CDS encoding putative low-affinity inorganic phosphate transporter codes for MSLGLLTAVIVIALVFNYINGFHDTANSIATVVATKVMSPGQAVLLAAFTNLFGALIGTAVATTIATGLIDAGVLQVGAEVLICALLGATIWNLITWWLGLPSSSSHALIGGLCGAAFAASDGNFHAIIWATDPNHWWRGGGLIPKVLVPMVASPVAGFVLGILVMGALFALFAWFANRRGWLRRFGRTPFVNMFFGKAQLVSAAAMGVSHGMNDAQKTMGIIALALASATAAHNFDHVPAWLQFLRVSDHGGHFPIPVWVKVLCALVMAAGTAGGGWRIIKTLGHKMVKLHPINGFAAETSSAFVIIVSSIFGLPVSTTHVVSSAIMGVGASKRINAVRWTVVERMVWSWILTLPISAFMAWVLVELSRPLWA; via the coding sequence ATGAGCCTCGGCCTCCTCACCGCCGTCATCGTGATCGCGTTGGTGTTCAACTACATCAACGGGTTCCACGACACCGCCAATTCCATCGCGACCGTGGTCGCGACCAAGGTGATGTCGCCGGGGCAGGCGGTGCTGCTGGCGGCGTTCACCAATCTCTTCGGCGCGCTGATCGGGACAGCCGTCGCCACCACGATCGCGACGGGCTTGATCGACGCGGGCGTGTTGCAGGTTGGCGCGGAGGTGCTGATCTGCGCACTGCTGGGCGCGACGATCTGGAATCTGATCACCTGGTGGCTGGGCTTGCCTTCATCGTCGTCGCACGCGCTGATCGGCGGCCTGTGCGGCGCCGCGTTCGCGGCGTCGGACGGCAACTTCCACGCGATCATCTGGGCCACCGATCCGAACCACTGGTGGCGCGGCGGCGGGCTGATCCCGAAAGTGCTGGTGCCGATGGTGGCCTCGCCCGTCGCGGGTTTCGTGCTGGGCATCCTGGTGATGGGAGCGTTGTTCGCGCTGTTCGCATGGTTCGCGAATCGCAGGGGCTGGCTGCGCCGGTTCGGGCGCACGCCGTTCGTCAACATGTTCTTCGGCAAGGCGCAGCTGGTGTCGGCGGCGGCGATGGGCGTGTCACACGGCATGAACGACGCGCAGAAGACCATGGGCATCATTGCGCTGGCACTGGCCAGCGCCACCGCCGCGCACAACTTCGACCACGTGCCGGCGTGGCTGCAATTCCTGCGCGTGAGCGACCACGGCGGCCACTTCCCGATCCCGGTGTGGGTGAAGGTGCTGTGCGCGCTGGTGATGGCGGCCGGCACCGCGGGCGGCGGCTGGCGCATCATCAAGACGCTCGGCCACAAGATGGTGAAGTTGCACCCGATCAACGGCTTCGCCGCGGAAACCAGTTCCGCGTTCGTGATCATCGTGTCGTCGATCTTCGGCCTGCCGGTTTCGACCACCCACGTGGTCTCGTCCGCGATCATGGGTGTCGGCGCCTCGAAGCGCATCAACGCGGTGCGCTGGACAGTGGTCGAGCGCATGGTCTGGTCGTGGATCCTCACGCTGCCGATCAGCGCGTTCATGGCGTGGGTGCTGGTGGAGCTGTCGCGGCCGCTGTGGGCCTGA
- a CDS encoding 5'-nucleotidase → MTNARVNRTAPDNDKLVVAISSRALFDLTESHALFEREGLEAYRAYQIAHENDVLQPGVAFPVVKKLLALNRPAPDTPYVEVVLLSRNSGDTGLRIFNSIQHHGLAITRAAFTSGEATSEYIAPFGVDLFLSANAENVARALNSGVAAATILPSQVGTTHPGQLRIAFDGDAVIFGDESERLSQEQGLDAFHRNETERWNEPLSGGPFRNFLAALHRLQAAFPPEDSPIRTALVTARSAPAHKRVILTLRQWGVRIDEALFLGGRDKGPFLEAFGADLFFDDSPINVESARQHVATGHVPHGVSNYRK, encoded by the coding sequence GTGACAAACGCGCGCGTCAATCGAACAGCCCCCGACAACGACAAGCTGGTCGTCGCGATTTCATCGCGCGCGCTGTTCGACCTGACCGAATCGCACGCGCTGTTCGAGCGCGAAGGGTTGGAGGCGTACCGCGCCTACCAGATCGCGCACGAGAACGACGTGCTGCAGCCGGGCGTCGCGTTTCCGGTCGTCAAGAAATTGCTGGCGCTGAACCGTCCCGCGCCGGACACGCCCTACGTGGAAGTGGTGCTGCTGTCGCGCAATTCCGGCGACACCGGGCTGCGCATCTTCAATTCGATCCAGCACCACGGGTTGGCGATCACGCGCGCGGCGTTCACGTCCGGCGAGGCGACCAGCGAATACATCGCGCCGTTCGGCGTGGATTTGTTTCTTTCCGCGAATGCGGAGAACGTCGCGCGCGCGCTGAATTCGGGCGTGGCGGCGGCGACGATCCTGCCTTCGCAGGTGGGCACGACGCATCCCGGCCAGTTGCGGATCGCGTTCGATGGCGATGCGGTGATCTTCGGCGACGAATCCGAACGCCTGTCGCAGGAGCAGGGGCTCGACGCATTCCATCGCAACGAAACCGAGCGCTGGAACGAACCGCTCTCGGGCGGTCCGTTCCGCAACTTCCTCGCCGCGCTGCATCGCCTGCAGGCTGCATTCCCGCCCGAAGATTCGCCGATCCGCACCGCGCTGGTCACCGCGCGTTCGGCGCCTGCGCACAAGCGCGTGATCCTGACCCTGCGCCAGTGGGGCGTGCGCATCGACGAGGCGCTGTTCCTCGGCGGGCGCGACAAGGGGCCGTTCCTGGAAGCGTTCGGCGCGGATCTTTTCTTCGACGACTCGCCGATCAATGTGGAATCCGCGCGGCAGCATGTGGCAACGGGCCACGTGCCGCATGGGGTGTCGAATTACCGGAAATAG